In Aliamphritea ceti, a single window of DNA contains:
- a CDS encoding ABC transporter permease yields MIADFIASTWLLWILLSVGGFLYWRGMHSQYFNYVFSRYVLALITLLIVSGIVFTLMEVLPGDCAEKYIAYKNTQGETITQADIAAERARMGLDQPLAVRWASWVTDLTLKGDLGFSCAKRQSVNLALGERFWLSFMFCMAGLIFAYIIAVPFGILSAFTINKDWKDRNPQHTKAERFVNTLGLSFNKLLDLQLRIISYLGLALPNFLLALSIILLYVFAGEPTPTGLFSDEWKSVPWFGDNGFEFGKLQDFLGHIWLPIFVIGWSATALQLQTVRALVVDESNKLYVDAARARGVDGMALWAGYPVRHSISPLFNSVGFDFQRIFNDLPIVAVVIGLTDAAALLIEALAQTNDQELAAGILFLVALVVISMNFITDIVLAAIDPRVRKSVLGN; encoded by the coding sequence GTGATTGCCGATTTTATAGCCAGCACCTGGCTACTGTGGATTTTGCTGAGCGTTGGTGGGTTTCTCTACTGGCGGGGCATGCACAGCCAGTATTTCAATTATGTATTCAGTCGTTATGTGTTGGCGCTGATCACTTTACTGATTGTCAGCGGTATCGTATTTACCTTAATGGAAGTGCTGCCGGGTGACTGTGCTGAAAAGTATATTGCTTATAAGAATACCCAGGGCGAAACAATTACTCAGGCAGATATTGCGGCGGAACGTGCCCGGATGGGGTTAGACCAGCCGTTAGCCGTGCGTTGGGCTAGCTGGGTAACAGACCTGACCTTAAAAGGGGATCTGGGCTTTAGTTGTGCCAAGCGTCAGTCAGTTAATTTGGCGCTGGGCGAACGTTTCTGGCTGAGCTTTATGTTTTGTATGGCCGGTCTGATTTTTGCCTACATCATTGCCGTGCCATTCGGCATTCTGTCTGCTTTTACCATCAACAAAGACTGGAAAGACCGTAATCCTCAGCACACTAAAGCTGAACGCTTTGTAAATACTCTTGGTCTGAGCTTTAACAAACTGCTGGATTTGCAGTTGCGGATTATCAGTTATCTGGGGCTCGCATTGCCGAATTTCCTGTTAGCCCTAAGCATTATTCTGCTGTATGTGTTCGCTGGTGAGCCAACGCCAACCGGGCTGTTTTCTGATGAGTGGAAGAGTGTGCCCTGGTTTGGCGATAACGGTTTTGAGTTTGGCAAATTACAGGACTTTTTGGGCCATATCTGGCTACCGATATTTGTCATTGGCTGGTCTGCAACAGCGTTGCAGTTACAAACAGTCCGGGCGCTGGTGGTGGATGAGTCTAATAAGCTCTATGTAGATGCAGCCCGTGCCCGGGGTGTGGATGGTATGGCACTGTGGGCAGGTTATCCGGTACGCCATTCTATCAGCCCGCTATTTAACAGTGTCGGTTTTGACTTCCAGCGAATCTTCAATGACTTACCAATTGTGGCTGTTGTGATTGGTCTGACGGATGCTGCAGCGCTGTTGATTGAAGCGTTGGCACAAACCAATGATCAGGAACTGGCCGCCGGTATTTTATTCCTGGTCGCGCTGGTGGTTATTTCTATGAATTTTATTACCGATATTGTATTAGCGGCAATTGATCCGCGGGTACGTAAAAGCGTGCTGGGGAATTGA
- a CDS encoding ABC transporter substrate-binding protein produces the protein MNKLLIAGATALMASNVLASCPAVTGPDAGGKYPHIFERAEYEAKQGCKLIFAENPAIEELNARIAGNPELMSLAKRIPAEPLVVAPYQQIGIYGGVLDGISKATESGTSDLLSVRHVNLVRFSDDLATVVPNVAKSWEWNADFTVLKVNLRKGHKWSDGSAFTAEDIAFWYNDLLMNTNVIEKPKDRFLSAGKPVMVEVLDETTVQFTMNESTPGFLDNFAQDYAQPFQPKHLLAQFHPKLNKDADKKAKALGFENGYAVINFYYGQSDWKDVPTPLLKDKAASDRLVEAGLTAIAPSLESYLVVEESLEGRRLVANPYFFQVDTAGNQLPYINEISEVFIGDEDIQTAKLIAGEVDYKAQAVNLPQAPVLLENKDQGKYELALRPTIAQTTIAFNLTDKDLEKRAVFNDVNFRRAMSVAMNRDQINEIAYFGLGQPTQYTGFDADTTPFITQDLKSSWTQYDQKMATELLDKAGVVDKNNDGLRDLPSGKKFELNIQYATQGTPTELVEIIANNWTEVGVKTTIKEVTSDEYRNSQTANDLSVLSWVMGRPLATLASNTETLLPPYGSFFDLRTGMLWAQHRDTKGAEGVQPPATVADMKQLTDRFVTLQAGTEASNELGVEIAKRVVDDLYILGTVKAVSPVYRSRSLGNFELPKTSSYEFYRMYPYLATQWFLGAEGMAQN, from the coding sequence ATGAATAAGTTGTTAATCGCTGGCGCTACAGCGCTGATGGCAAGCAATGTTTTGGCAAGCTGCCCGGCTGTAACTGGGCCGGATGCTGGTGGTAAATACCCACACATTTTTGAACGTGCCGAATATGAAGCAAAGCAGGGTTGCAAACTGATTTTTGCTGAAAATCCGGCAATTGAAGAGCTCAATGCCCGTATCGCGGGTAACCCGGAGCTGATGTCTCTGGCTAAGCGTATTCCAGCCGAGCCTTTAGTCGTCGCGCCATATCAGCAAATTGGTATCTATGGCGGTGTGCTGGATGGTATTTCTAAGGCAACTGAGTCAGGTACGTCTGATCTGTTGTCTGTGCGTCACGTTAACCTGGTACGTTTCAGCGATGATCTGGCAACTGTTGTACCTAACGTGGCCAAATCCTGGGAATGGAACGCGGACTTCACGGTACTGAAAGTAAACCTGCGTAAAGGCCACAAATGGTCTGACGGTTCTGCTTTCACTGCTGAAGATATTGCCTTCTGGTACAACGACCTGCTGATGAATACTAACGTTATCGAGAAACCTAAGGACCGTTTCCTGTCTGCGGGCAAGCCGGTAATGGTTGAAGTACTGGACGAAACAACAGTTCAGTTCACGATGAACGAATCTACACCGGGTTTTCTGGATAACTTTGCACAGGATTACGCGCAGCCATTCCAGCCTAAACACCTGTTAGCGCAGTTCCATCCTAAGCTGAACAAAGATGCCGACAAGAAAGCTAAAGCGCTGGGCTTTGAAAACGGTTATGCGGTTATCAATTTCTACTACGGTCAGTCTGACTGGAAAGATGTACCAACCCCGCTGCTGAAAGACAAAGCAGCGTCTGACCGCCTGGTTGAAGCTGGCCTGACTGCTATAGCACCAAGTCTTGAGTCTTATCTGGTCGTAGAAGAGTCTCTGGAAGGTCGTCGTCTGGTAGCCAATCCTTACTTCTTCCAGGTTGATACTGCCGGTAATCAGTTGCCGTATATCAATGAAATCAGCGAAGTATTTATCGGTGATGAAGACATTCAAACCGCTAAGCTGATTGCTGGTGAAGTAGATTATAAAGCTCAGGCAGTTAACCTGCCTCAGGCACCGGTTTTGCTGGAAAACAAAGACCAGGGAAAGTACGAACTTGCACTGCGTCCGACCATTGCGCAAACCACTATCGCGTTTAATCTGACAGATAAAGATCTGGAGAAGCGCGCTGTATTCAATGATGTGAACTTCCGCCGGGCGATGTCGGTTGCCATGAACCGTGATCAGATTAACGAGATTGCTTATTTCGGCCTGGGTCAGCCAACTCAGTACACAGGTTTTGATGCGGATACTACGCCTTTCATCACTCAAGATCTGAAGTCCAGCTGGACGCAGTATGATCAGAAAATGGCAACTGAACTGCTGGATAAAGCCGGTGTAGTTGATAAAAACAACGATGGTCTGCGTGATCTGCCTTCCGGTAAAAAGTTTGAGCTGAACATTCAGTATGCGACTCAGGGTACGCCAACTGAGTTGGTTGAAATCATCGCGAATAACTGGACTGAAGTGGGTGTTAAAACCACTATCAAAGAAGTGACTTCTGATGAATACCGTAACTCTCAGACCGCAAACGATCTGAGCGTGCTGAGCTGGGTAATGGGCCGTCCACTGGCAACGCTGGCGAGCAATACTGAAACCCTGTTACCACCTTACGGCAGCTTCTTTGATCTGCGTACCGGTATGTTGTGGGCACAGCACCGCGATACTAAGGGTGCTGAAGGTGTTCAGCCACCGGCAACTGTTGCTGATATGAAGCAGTTGACCGATCGCTTTGTAACCCTGCAGGCAGGTACGGAAGCATCCAATGAACTGGGTGTTGAAATTGCCAAGCGCGTTGTCGATGACCTTTACATTCTAGGCACGGTGAAGGCTGTTTCTCCGGTATACCGCAGCCGCTCACTGGGTAACTTTGAACTGCCTAAAACCTCTTCTTATGAGTTCTACCGTATGTATCCATACCTGGCCACTCAGTGGTTCCTGGGTGCGGAAGGCATGGCACAGAACTGA
- a CDS encoding HAD family hydrolase produces MALAIFDLDETLVAGDSASLFCRYLVDHGFAGDDFLAGDAAFSEQYSAGSLDMCDYIRFQLQPLMHLDKQQIDALMPVFVNEYLSPRVYADARELLSACRAQGKRLVIISATAAFIVRAVAKELEVEDVLAIELQETIDSETSKVTYSGEVAGIPSFREGKIIRLKAWLEEQGESMDGAYFYSDSMNDLPLLELVEHPVATNPDKSLSELATSRGWQLIRWPAPAFAASV; encoded by the coding sequence ATGGCATTAGCAATTTTTGATTTAGATGAAACCTTAGTCGCGGGTGATAGTGCTTCGTTATTTTGCCGTTATCTGGTCGATCACGGTTTTGCTGGTGATGATTTTCTCGCAGGTGATGCCGCATTTTCGGAGCAATACAGCGCCGGCAGTCTGGATATGTGTGACTACATTCGCTTTCAGCTGCAGCCACTGATGCATCTGGATAAGCAACAGATTGATGCTCTGATGCCGGTATTTGTAAATGAATATCTTTCGCCCAGGGTGTATGCCGATGCCCGTGAATTGTTGAGTGCCTGTCGGGCACAGGGAAAGCGTCTGGTGATCATTTCAGCAACGGCGGCGTTTATTGTCAGAGCAGTTGCAAAGGAATTAGAGGTTGAGGATGTGCTAGCCATTGAGCTGCAAGAGACCATTGATTCAGAAACATCGAAAGTAACTTATAGCGGTGAAGTTGCCGGTATACCCAGTTTCAGGGAAGGCAAAATTATCCGGCTGAAGGCATGGCTGGAAGAGCAGGGAGAGTCCATGGATGGTGCGTATTTCTACAGCGACTCAATGAATGATCTGCCGCTATTAGAGCTGGTAGAGCATCCGGTTGCGACTAATCCCGATAAATCACTCAGTGAGCTGGCTACATCCCGTGGCTGGCAACTGATTCGCTGGCCAGCACCTGCATTTGCAGCGTCGGTCTGA
- a CDS encoding alkaline phosphatase family protein codes for MSQKVILVVLDGLEYGVGKQCMGFLQALREQQRATLYKLQCELPSMSRPLYEAILTGVAPANSGIVHNTVTRLSNQQSVFNLARDADLTTAAAAYHWISELYNRTPYRAKRDRHTADPELAIQYGSFYHQDHYPDDHLFADAEALRRQHDPDFLLVHPMNIDDAGHKAGWDSSKYRNAARHADMALSEYLPDWLDAGYQVLVTSDHGMNNDFSHGGILPEERMVPLYVMGNGFSHSSESQPQQLELCGAVCQLLGIQGHAKAYPDNFLHADFSGAL; via the coding sequence ATGTCACAAAAAGTAATTCTTGTCGTGCTGGATGGCCTCGAGTACGGGGTTGGTAAGCAATGTATGGGGTTTTTGCAGGCGCTGCGTGAGCAGCAGCGTGCCACGCTGTACAAATTGCAGTGTGAATTACCCTCTATGTCGCGGCCTCTGTATGAAGCGATTCTGACGGGCGTTGCACCGGCAAACAGTGGCATTGTACATAACACTGTTACACGTCTTTCCAATCAGCAAAGTGTGTTTAATCTGGCACGTGATGCCGACCTTACCACTGCCGCAGCGGCGTATCACTGGATTAGTGAGCTATACAACCGCACACCTTATCGCGCCAAACGAGATCGCCATACAGCTGATCCTGAGTTGGCAATTCAATACGGCAGTTTCTATCACCAGGATCATTATCCCGATGATCATCTGTTTGCCGACGCTGAAGCGCTGCGTCGTCAGCATGATCCTGATTTTCTGTTAGTGCATCCAATGAATATCGATGATGCCGGGCATAAAGCCGGTTGGGATAGCAGCAAATACCGTAACGCTGCCCGCCATGCTGATATGGCTTTGTCCGAGTATTTACCAGACTGGCTGGATGCAGGCTACCAGGTATTGGTGACCTCTGATCACGGTATGAATAACGATTTTAGCCATGGCGGTATTTTGCCAGAAGAGCGCATGGTGCCTTTGTACGTGATGGGCAATGGTTTTTCTCACAGCTCTGAATCACAGCCGCAGCAGCTGGAACTGTGCGGTGCCGTTTGCCAGCTTCTTGGGATTCAGGGACATGCAAAGGCTTACCCGGATAATTTCTTACATGCTGACTTTTCAGGAGCTTTATAA
- a CDS encoding DUF808 domain-containing protein — protein sequence MAAGSLLTLLDDIAAVLDDVAILTKVAAKKTAGVLGDDLAVNAEQVAGVKAEREIPVVLAVAKGSMLNKLILVPGALAISAFIPWLITPLLMLGGAFLCFEGAEKVLHMFSKSSKQTDDEKVEALLAQQDTDLEQLEKDKIKGAIRTDFILSAEIIAIALGTVQDASFAMQSLVISVLAVLITVFVYGLVAIIVKLDDAGLYLLKDKTAGAFAAVKRSVGRGLLAFAPRLMRTLTVVGTVAMFLVGGGIIVHGIPLLAEWVHHVQRLGADISIYVALFAPSVTSGLIGLLIGLVLAGVMKIFSSGSHT from the coding sequence ATGGCAGCCGGGAGTTTATTAACACTTCTTGATGATATCGCCGCAGTGCTTGATGACGTGGCAATACTGACTAAGGTCGCAGCAAAGAAAACTGCCGGGGTTTTAGGCGATGATCTGGCGGTGAATGCCGAACAGGTGGCGGGTGTTAAAGCTGAGCGGGAAATTCCTGTGGTGCTGGCCGTCGCGAAAGGCTCGATGCTGAATAAGTTGATTCTGGTGCCCGGGGCACTGGCGATCAGCGCATTTATCCCCTGGCTGATTACCCCTCTGCTTATGCTGGGTGGTGCATTTCTGTGTTTCGAAGGGGCCGAGAAAGTGCTGCATATGTTCAGTAAATCGTCGAAGCAGACCGATGATGAAAAGGTTGAGGCCTTGTTGGCGCAGCAGGATACGGATCTGGAACAGCTGGAAAAAGATAAGATAAAAGGTGCTATACGTACCGACTTCATTCTTTCCGCCGAGATCATCGCTATTGCACTGGGAACCGTTCAGGACGCCAGCTTTGCCATGCAATCGCTGGTTATTTCTGTATTGGCGGTACTGATTACTGTGTTTGTTTATGGGCTGGTGGCGATTATCGTCAAACTGGATGATGCCGGACTGTATCTGCTGAAAGATAAAACCGCCGGGGCATTTGCTGCGGTTAAGCGCAGCGTTGGCCGGGGCCTGCTGGCATTTGCTCCAAGGCTGATGCGTACTCTGACCGTTGTTGGCACTGTTGCTATGTTCCTGGTGGGCGGTGGCATCATCGTACATGGGATTCCTCTGTTAGCTGAGTGGGTGCACCATGTGCAACGTTTGGGAGCGGATATCAGTATTTATGTCGCTTTATTTGCACCATCGGTAACTTCTGGTCTGATTGGCTTATTGATAGGCCTTGTGCTGGCCGGGGTGATGAAAATATTTAGCTCAGGTTCACATACCTGA
- a CDS encoding GntR family transcriptional regulator, with amino-acid sequence MTVENPMEGDTLAAIRKVNPLQAELSHQLIELFQRSGLQRSSHLTERDLAEQLGVSRSPIRAALKLLEHFNVVKPRPAGGYLLNCESEDLYRLELELPQPPLDALYVKIGQDRVQGDLPNHVTEADLLRRYDVTKALLSKVLAQLASEGLLQPAQGKGWNFTALIDNTGSNRESYELRQLMEPAALRSDAFQIDKPRLDACADFHRRLVDGLVFEIAPHTLLTVNAGFHQMLVDFSGNRFFSEIMRQQNRMRRFTESGAVLYPERMQKSCQEHLDIIACVLQGDRQWAASLMERHLQISASGELGVPDNS; translated from the coding sequence ATGACAGTTGAGAACCCCATGGAAGGCGATACTCTGGCCGCGATTCGTAAAGTCAATCCGTTACAGGCGGAGCTTAGTCACCAGTTAATAGAATTATTTCAGCGAAGTGGTCTTCAGCGTAGTAGTCATTTAACCGAGCGGGATTTAGCTGAACAACTAGGTGTTTCACGCTCGCCTATTCGTGCAGCACTTAAGCTGCTAGAGCATTTTAACGTCGTGAAACCAAGGCCTGCCGGGGGGTATCTGTTAAATTGTGAGAGTGAAGATTTATATCGCTTAGAGCTTGAACTGCCTCAACCACCTTTAGATGCATTGTATGTCAAAATTGGTCAGGACAGGGTCCAGGGAGATTTGCCTAACCATGTAACTGAGGCCGATCTATTGCGTCGCTACGATGTTACTAAGGCTTTGTTGAGTAAGGTCCTGGCGCAACTTGCCAGTGAAGGGCTATTACAACCAGCGCAGGGAAAAGGCTGGAATTTTACAGCTCTTATCGATAATACCGGCAGTAATAGGGAGAGTTATGAGTTGCGTCAGCTAATGGAACCAGCGGCACTTCGTAGCGATGCTTTTCAGATTGATAAACCCAGACTGGATGCCTGCGCTGATTTTCATCGCAGACTGGTTGATGGCTTAGTGTTTGAGATTGCTCCACACACATTACTTACCGTTAATGCAGGTTTTCACCAAATGCTTGTTGATTTTTCTGGTAACCGGTTTTTTTCAGAGATCATGCGTCAACAAAACAGGATGCGACGTTTTACTGAGTCCGGAGCTGTGTTGTATCCGGAACGGATGCAAAAATCCTGTCAGGAACATCTGGATATTATTGCTTGTGTTTTGCAAGGTGATAGGCAGTGGGCTGCCAGTTTAATGGAGCGTCATTTGCAAATATCAGCAAGTGGAGAATTGGGCGTACCTGATAATTCGTAA
- a CDS encoding alpha/beta hydrolase, protein MQLKMLGIYDVGATAFFASQSDQRFSYCLYVPKSIVNESKCRLLVVIHGSRRTAEVYRDLCRDFAETQNLIVLCPLFPIGIPTMEDTGGYKFLLDNGIRYDQILLSMIDEVGKKYPVDIDKFYLHGFSGGGQFTNRFLYLWPERLAALSVGAPGLVTLYSHADWWVGTGNLETLFDKQMNVVAIENVPVQIVVGEDDLDTSEITLKEDSHYWAVGANDAGENRVLRAQRLFENWQPLVDRLQFDSVKGVGHNGFEVLPEVFEFFKVILDDS, encoded by the coding sequence ATGCAATTAAAAATGCTTGGAATTTATGATGTAGGTGCAACAGCCTTCTTTGCGAGCCAGTCAGATCAACGCTTTAGCTATTGCTTGTATGTGCCGAAATCCATTGTAAATGAGTCTAAATGTCGACTTCTTGTCGTAATTCATGGGTCAAGGCGTACTGCTGAGGTGTATCGGGATTTGTGTCGGGATTTTGCAGAAACACAAAATCTGATTGTGCTATGTCCACTTTTTCCGATTGGTATTCCAACTATGGAAGATACCGGGGGATATAAGTTTCTTTTAGATAATGGGATTCGTTACGATCAGATTCTGTTATCGATGATTGATGAGGTCGGTAAGAAGTATCCTGTTGATATTGATAAATTTTATCTTCATGGCTTTTCAGGCGGCGGTCAGTTTACTAATCGTTTTTTGTATTTATGGCCTGAGCGGTTGGCTGCTCTTTCGGTGGGCGCGCCTGGGTTAGTTACGCTTTATAGTCATGCAGACTGGTGGGTAGGAACGGGTAACTTAGAGACTCTTTTCGATAAGCAGATGAATGTAGTGGCCATAGAAAACGTGCCAGTGCAGATTGTTGTTGGTGAGGACGATTTAGATACGTCAGAGATTACGCTGAAAGAAGATTCCCATTACTGGGCTGTTGGCGCGAATGATGCCGGTGAAAATAGAGTTCTCCGGGCACAGCGCTTATTTGAGAATTGGCAACCGTTGGTGGATAGGTTGCAGTTTGATAGCGTTAAGGGAGTTGGACATAATGGTTTTGAAGTTCTGCCGGAAGTTTTTGAATTTTTTAAGGTGATTTTAGATGACAGTTGA
- a CDS encoding TonB-dependent receptor, whose protein sequence is MKSTLVALSLIPMSAAIISPAVNATDSSYRQNESESTLVISATRQDLTLNELAHSVTVIDRQELNTQLQTSRNLGEVLAKTVPGMAPASQTLTNWSQTLRGRNMLVLIDGIPQNSNRNSRRDLMSIDVGNIERVEVLRGGSAVYGSGAAGGVVNIITRRNTDETISKIGLATSLSELDSESLRYRLEQYTGGQNENFDYGFNVAWERTGGFYDADGDRIAPEPSQGDMSDTDSISLAGKLRWNLENSTLTLSASHFDAEQDTDYTSDASVNTAPKGSVKAKALSGLQLDMQPRTKTTLLNLAWNVETTPLGSMDAQLYYRDHQARFFPFASNPVQQYFLESESIGSRLAFNTDINDDNLIRWGIDYNQEDYANPQSTYDRTTYDNSNGRIFSYTGDRIGRPPATQEDLGVFAQLEQNLTDRFRWELGARYQHSTASFNTFTTMSGNTVQSGKISFDDIMFNTGAVYDASENSEIYASFSQGFELPDIGLRLNNASSTFTLSDSELKPLKTDNYEIGTRSDWGNTQLTSAVFYSTSDLGQPQATALNIFLPRAKERIYGLELTVDHNINAQWSVGGLATWMEGETYDETLQRWRALDNLRIPPLQLRAYLGYSPDSYWFHRLQVNYSGNRNNAYNDRTNDNQFGRYTEITDYTTLDYQARYEYDRHTVNIGIENLLNKQYYTVYGQALRGTQNTSHIAASGATLAASYQYRW, encoded by the coding sequence ATGAAATCAACTCTGGTCGCGCTTTCATTAATACCAATGTCTGCGGCAATAATTTCTCCTGCTGTTAACGCTACTGATTCTTCATACCGGCAAAATGAGTCAGAAAGTACGCTGGTCATCAGTGCTACTCGTCAAGACTTAACATTAAACGAACTCGCCCACTCAGTGACAGTGATTGACAGACAAGAGCTAAATACTCAATTACAGACCTCGCGTAATCTCGGAGAAGTACTAGCGAAAACAGTACCAGGTATGGCACCTGCCAGTCAGACGCTGACTAACTGGAGCCAGACTTTGCGCGGACGAAATATGCTAGTACTGATCGACGGCATCCCGCAAAATTCAAACCGTAATAGCCGCCGGGATCTCATGAGTATCGATGTCGGCAACATCGAACGTGTTGAAGTACTGCGTGGCGGCAGTGCCGTTTATGGTAGCGGCGCAGCAGGCGGTGTGGTCAATATTATTACCCGTCGAAATACAGACGAGACCATCAGCAAAATTGGCCTGGCAACTTCCCTGTCTGAACTGGACAGCGAAAGCTTACGTTACCGGCTGGAACAATATACCGGTGGTCAAAATGAAAATTTTGATTATGGCTTTAATGTAGCCTGGGAACGCACCGGCGGTTTTTATGATGCAGACGGTGATCGAATTGCACCCGAGCCAAGCCAGGGAGATATGTCAGACACTGACAGTATCAGCCTGGCTGGTAAATTACGCTGGAATCTTGAGAACAGCACATTAACACTGTCTGCCAGCCACTTTGACGCTGAGCAGGATACCGATTACACATCCGACGCATCCGTTAATACAGCACCAAAGGGCTCTGTTAAAGCCAAGGCCCTTTCCGGCCTGCAACTAGACATGCAACCCCGTACAAAGACAACTTTGCTGAACCTTGCATGGAACGTCGAGACAACGCCTCTCGGCAGTATGGATGCACAGCTATACTACCGAGATCACCAGGCTCGCTTCTTTCCTTTTGCATCTAATCCCGTCCAGCAATACTTTCTCGAAAGTGAAAGTATTGGCTCTCGTTTAGCGTTCAATACCGATATCAACGATGACAACCTGATTCGCTGGGGGATAGATTATAATCAGGAAGATTACGCAAATCCTCAGTCTACCTACGACCGTACAACCTACGATAACAGTAATGGACGAATCTTCAGTTACACCGGCGACCGAATAGGCAGGCCTCCCGCTACACAAGAAGACTTAGGTGTTTTTGCGCAACTCGAACAAAACCTGACTGACCGCTTCCGCTGGGAACTGGGCGCGCGCTATCAGCACTCGACCGCATCTTTCAACACCTTCACAACAATGTCTGGAAATACGGTTCAGAGCGGTAAAATAAGCTTTGACGACATTATGTTTAATACCGGCGCTGTATATGATGCCAGCGAGAACAGTGAAATCTATGCGAGTTTTTCCCAGGGCTTCGAACTACCTGATATAGGCCTTAGACTGAATAATGCATCTAGTACCTTCACACTATCAGACTCTGAGTTAAAGCCACTTAAAACCGATAACTATGAAATTGGTACCCGCTCTGACTGGGGCAATACCCAGTTAACATCAGCAGTGTTCTATAGCACTTCAGATCTGGGACAACCACAAGCAACCGCTCTTAATATCTTCTTGCCACGTGCAAAAGAACGCATTTACGGACTGGAATTAACCGTTGATCACAACATTAACGCACAGTGGTCTGTTGGTGGTCTGGCAACCTGGATGGAAGGTGAAACATACGATGAAACACTACAGCGTTGGAGAGCACTGGATAACTTGCGTATTCCGCCGCTACAGTTGCGGGCTTACTTAGGATACAGCCCAGACAGTTATTGGTTCCACCGCCTGCAAGTAAACTACAGCGGTAACCGGAATAATGCTTATAACGACAGAACTAATGACAATCAGTTTGGCCGTTATACTGAAATCACCGACTATACGACCCTTGATTATCAGGCCCGTTATGAATACGACCGTCATACTGTCAATATCGGTATAGAAAACCTGCTTAACAAACAGTACTACACCGTATACGGTCAGGCATTACGTGGCACACAGAATACCAGTCACATTGCTGCATCCGGAGCCACTCTGGCAGCGAGCTACCAATACCGATGGTAA
- a CDS encoding ABC transporter substrate-binding protein produces MAMLLALPMFSYAAGNCRPIEHALGTSCVPAHPVRIAVLDTGELDIAIALGITPIAATSAYQINALPDYLPAITDEVISLGMIQEPDLELLLKLQPDLIISSKLRHGRIYDQLSGIAPTVFSESIGASWIDNLRLFADALNRSAKADIWIEKFEQQCRTVQEKYNKLGKPPLSVVRSLQTHIRLYLPDSFIGSILQHCGLQRPISQQGKGFAVRLRSPSKITQLEAPLILLSEYSPSQGSLIQDWQKSPFWRLLKGKTYPVNDSYWMLGIGPIAAQKVLNDLQSILDNYAAN; encoded by the coding sequence ATGGCAATGCTCTTAGCATTGCCAATGTTTAGCTATGCGGCCGGCAATTGCCGGCCGATTGAGCATGCACTGGGTACAAGTTGTGTGCCTGCACACCCGGTTAGAATTGCCGTGCTGGATACCGGTGAACTAGATATAGCAATAGCTCTGGGCATTACCCCTATCGCTGCAACAAGCGCCTACCAGATAAACGCTTTACCAGATTATCTTCCAGCTATAACAGATGAAGTTATTTCGCTTGGCATGATTCAGGAACCTGATTTAGAGCTGCTCTTAAAACTACAACCTGATTTGATTATAAGCAGCAAATTACGTCATGGCAGAATATACGATCAGCTCTCAGGTATCGCCCCTACAGTCTTTAGTGAATCTATAGGCGCCAGCTGGATTGATAATCTGCGGCTATTTGCTGATGCTCTTAACAGGTCAGCCAAAGCAGACATCTGGATAGAAAAGTTCGAGCAGCAATGCAGGACTGTCCAGGAAAAGTACAATAAGCTTGGCAAGCCACCGTTATCTGTCGTCCGCTCATTACAGACACATATACGTCTTTATCTGCCAGACTCCTTTATCGGCTCAATTCTTCAGCACTGCGGCCTGCAACGCCCGATAAGCCAGCAAGGTAAAGGCTTTGCAGTCCGCTTGCGATCTCCAAGTAAAATTACCCAGCTGGAAGCTCCACTCATTCTATTAAGTGAATATTCTCCGTCTCAGGGCTCTTTAATCCAAGACTGGCAAAAGTCTCCTTTCTGGCGCTTGCTCAAAGGAAAAACCTACCCTGTTAACGACAGTTACTGGATGCTTGGAATTGGCCCAATTGCAGCGCAAAAAGTGCTCAACGATTTGCAGAGCATTCTGGATAATTATGCAGCTAACTAA